A region of the Pseudarthrobacter oxydans genome:
TTGAGAGCCCGGGCCGCCGCGTTGGGCCGGTACCCCAGGACGCGGATGGCGTGCTGGACCTTCGCTTCTGTGGCTGGAGCAACTTTCTTGGGGCCGCCGTTGACCACATAGCTGACGACGGCGGTGCTCACGCCGGCGTAGCGTGCAACGTCCTTGCGGGTCACGGGGCCGCCGCGCGCAGTCTGCACTGCCGGAGTAGTCATGCTGTCCATACTAGGTACCTGTACCCGGCGCATCGCCAAAGTCACGGATGGGAAGGCGCGCCCCGTTTTGCAAGGCGGACTGGTGGGCAACTATGCCCGGAAGGGTGAACCGCGCGGCCACCCAGGCGTTCACCGGAGGCAGGGTGCGGTTGTTCACGGCAGTCACGAAGTCGTCCACCAGGAAGTGGTGGCTGCCCTCGTGGCCATTGGGCGCGCCCAGGAACTCCTCCGGAAGCCGCCCGGGATCATGGACCGGAGCCAGGCCTGAGACGAAGGCATCCCTCAGTTCTGGCGCGACATTCGCAAGGGAAGGGTCATCGAGGGGGATGCTGGGCCGGGTCTCCATCTGCTCGGAGATGTCGTGGACGTTCTGTTTGTCCTGCCAGACGGACACCGTGGCGAGCTGCTCGAAGCTGGCCTCCGTCCCGAAGAACCGGAACCGCGATTCGCGGATGTGCGAGGGATAGCCCACCCGGCGCATCTCGTTAGTGCGCATGACGCCGCCGTCGTTCAGCTCGAACAGCGCGGTGGCGTTGGAGAAGTCATTGCCGAACATGCTGACGTCCTTGTCGAAGACGCCGTCGTCGCGGTCATCCCTGACGCCCACGCAGCTGACGCTGACTGCATGGGCCGGGACTGCTCCCAGCACGCCGCCCACAGCGTGGGTGGGATACAGCATGGGCGGGTAGCTGGCGGTTTCCTTCCAGCGCTCGCCGCCGCTGTACTGGTAGGCCTCGTAGAAGCCCAGGTCCATGTCGTGGACGTAGTCGCCTTCGGCGTAGAAGATCCGCCCGAATTTTCCCTCGGCCAGCTGTTTGCGGGCAAAGACTGTGGCGGGGTTGTAGTAGCTGGTCTCCCCCATCATGTACACCAGGCCGGTTTCCCGGACGGCCTCGATGATCCGCGCTATTTCCTCTTCTGAAATCGCCATGGGAACGGCTGAGTAGACGTGCTTGCCCGCCCGGAGCGCCTGCTCCACGAGCGGACCATGCGTCCAGCGCTGCGTGAAGATGGCAACGGCGTCGACGTCGGAAGCCAGAAGGTCTTCAAAAGTCGCCATCGTGCCGGCCAAATGGTAGCGCCCGGCGGCCTCGGCTGCGCGATGTGCAAC
Encoded here:
- a CDS encoding Gfo/Idh/MocA family oxidoreductase, translated to MTFSIGVVGAGQFGSQFAHLFNLHPGVSSVFAVDDVAHRAAEAAGRYHLAGTMATFEDLLASDVDAVAIFTQRWTHGPLVEQALRAGKHVYSAVPMAISEEEIARIIEAVRETGLVYMMGETSYYNPATVFARKQLAEGKFGRIFYAEGDYVHDMDLGFYEAYQYSGGERWKETASYPPMLYPTHAVGGVLGAVPAHAVSVSCVGVRDDRDDGVFDKDVSMFGNDFSNATALFELNDGGVMRTNEMRRVGYPSHIRESRFRFFGTEASFEQLATVSVWQDKQNVHDISEQMETRPSIPLDDPSLANVAPELRDAFVSGLAPVHDPGRLPEEFLGAPNGHEGSHHFLVDDFVTAVNNRTLPPVNAWVAARFTLPGIVAHQSALQNGARLPIRDFGDAPGTGT